One Ooceraea biroi isolate clonal line C1 chromosome 6, Obir_v5.4, whole genome shotgun sequence genomic window carries:
- the LOC105284498 gene encoding H(+)/Cl(-) exchange transporter 7: protein MNPSTFAVVVQDSRENENGTFDDHDENDRERLIKPRNNFASYSNEDINVRFRNTSNNTTCSSAEAILGQSRRLNIMDIIPGATNFLSTNYESLDYDTCENYLLQDEERSKGYKFVVRKNFARWFIFLLIGICTALVACFVDISIEELSSLKYGWLKNYVDHCMVEGCLWLPYTMWLVLNIVPVLIGAVLVSYVEPVAAGSGIPQVKCYLNGVKIPRVVRIKTLAVKTIGVICTVVGGLAGGKEGPMIHSGAVVAAGISQGKSTTFKKDLNIFRYFREDHEKRDFVAGGAASGVSAAFGAPIGGVLFSIEEGTSFFNQSLTWRTFFASMITTFTLNVVLSAYHGHLGDLSYPGLLNLGKFESIPYQIYEIPLFMIMGTFGGLLGALWNHVNYKITCFRLRLVTRKWLKVIEALLVAMLSATMGSLMIYFVNDCKPLGNDPIKFPVQMYCAEGQYSAVASLWFQTPESSVRSLFHDSKGSHSDVTLTIFVVLYFFLAAATFGLSMSSGLFIPSLLIGSAWGRLIGSALSRICPDCEVLDPGKYALLGAAAQLGGVVRMTISLTAILIEATQGISFGLPVIIVLIMAKWVGDFFNEGIYDIHTQMAGIPLLPWEPPPLSNNIYASEIMSHPVVTLRTVENVGHIVELLKCVTFNGFPIVDPPSSDQGEINSYGRFRGLILRSQLIVLLKNKVFNEYEEFWEKPLSIKMFRDEYPRYPTIEQIAITDDEKTYTIDLRHFMNPSPYTLQHSATLPRAFRLFRALGLRHVPVLNDTHEVIGIITRKDVARFRIWKHQGRMGLDELLITNKI, encoded by the exons ATGAATCCGTCGACGTTCGCAGTCGTTGTCCAGGACAGCAGGGAAAACGAGAACGGTACGTTCGATGACCATGACGAGAATGACAGAGAGAGGTTGATCAAGCCAAGGAACAATTTTGCGTCATACTCCAACGAGGACATCAACGTGCGATTTCGA AATACTAGTAATAATACAACATGCAGCAGCGCAGAGGCTATCTTGGGTCAGTCCAGAAGATTGAATATCATGGACATAATTCCAGGAGCGACAAATTTCTTGTCAACCAATTATGAG AGTTTAGATTATGATACTTGTGAAAATTATCTTCTGCAAGACGAAGAAAGGAGTAAGGGGTACAAATTTGTTGTCAGGAAAAACTTTGCTAGATGGTTCATTTTCCTGTTGATCGGAATTTGCACCGCCCTCGTGGCATGCTTTGTAGATATATCGATAGAAGAATTGTCCAGCCTGAAATACGGCTGGCTCAAGAACT ATGTAGACCATTGCATGGTGGAAGGTTGCCTATGGTTACCGTACACGATGTGGCTAGTGCTAAATATAGTGCCAGTTTTAATAGGCGCTGTCTTAGTATCCTATGTTGAACCTGTTGCCGCAGGAAGTGGTATCCCACAGGTAAAGTGTTACTTGAACGGGGTCAAGATACCACGAGTCGTGCGGATTAAAACGTTGGCTGTAAAAACCATCGGTGTTATATGTACCGTGGTTGGAGGCTTAGCTGGAGGCAAA GAAGGTCCTATGATTCATTCCGGTGCCGTTGTAGCCGCAGGAATCTCTCAGGGCAAAAGCACCACCTTTAAGAAAGATTTAAACATATTCAGATATTTTAGGGAAGATCATGAAAAGCGAGACTTTGTAGCTGGTGGTGCTGCATCTGGAGTGTCAGCAGCTTTCGGAGCACCGATTG GTGGAGTTTTGTTCAGCATAGAGGAAGGCACTAGCTTTTTCAATCAAAGTCTCACGTGGAGGACATTTTTCGCTAGCATGATTACCACATTCACTTTGAACGTAGTGCTGAGCGCGTACCACGGACATCTCGGGGATCTTTCGTATCCAGGCTTACTGAATCTGGGCAAGTTCGAATCGATCCCGTATCAGATTTATGAGATTCCTCTCTTCATGATAATGGGCACGTTCGGCGGACTGCTTGGCGCTCTTTGGAATCATGTCAATTACAAGATCACCTGTTTCCGTCTGCGACTCGTCACGCGAAAATGGCTAAAAGTGATAGAGGCTCTCCTGGTAGCGATGCTAAGCGCGACAATGGGATCTCTGATGATATACTTTGTCAATGATTGCAAACCGCTGGGTAATGATCCCATCAAATTCCCGGTTCAAATGTATTGCGCGGAGGGGCAATACAGTGCCGTTGCTTCTTTGTGGTTTCAGACTCCGGAGAGCAGCGTACGATCGTTGTTCCACGATTCCAAAG GATCTCATAGCGATGTCACGCTCACCATCTTCGTTGTGCTGTACTTCTTCCTCGCTGCCGCTACTTTCGGCCTATCGATGTCGAGCGGTCTTTTCATTCCTTCCTTGTTGATTGGATCCGCATGGGGTAGATTAATTGGCTCGGCCCTCTCGAGGATATGCCCGGATTGT GAAGTATTGGATCCTGGCAAATATGCTTTGTTGGGTGCTGCCGCGCAGTTAGGAGGAGTGGTCAGAATGACGATAAGCTTAACCGCGATCTTGATCGAGGCAACGCAAGGAATATCCTTCGGTTTACCCGTCATCATAGTGCTTATAATGGCAAAGTGGGTTGGTGATTTCTTTAACGAG GGAATTTACGATATTCACACGCAAATGGCTGGAATTCCATTGCTCCCGTGGGAACCACCGCCATTGTCAAATAACATTTACGCAAGCGAAATAATGAGTCATCCAGTAGTGACTTTGAGGACCGTTGAAAACGTAGGTCATATTGTCGAATTGTTGAAATGCGTCACGTTCAACGGCTTCCCAATCGTCGATCCACCTAGTAGCGACCAG GGTGAGATAAATTCTTACGGTCGATTTCGAGGACTAATATTGCGCTCCCAATTGATAgtgcttttaaaaaataaggtaTTTAACGAATATGAAGAATTCTGGGAGAAACCTTTAAGCATCAAAATGTTCAGAGACGAGTATCCTAGATATCCAACCATCGAGCAAATTGCCATCACTGACGACGAGAAAACTTACACGATAGACCTGAGGCACTTTATGAATCCTTCTCCCTATACGTTACAACAT TCTGCAACACTACCAAGAGCGTTCAGATTGTTCAGAGCATTAGGATTACGTCATGTACCAGTATTAAACGACACACACGAG GTAATCGGTATTATTACGCGAAAGGACGTTGCCAGATTCAGAATATGGAAACACCAAGGAAGAATGGGTTTGGACGAGCTTTTGATCACCAACAAGATTTAA
- the LOC105287465 gene encoding LOW QUALITY PROTEIN: uncharacterized protein LOC105287465 (The sequence of the model RefSeq protein was modified relative to this genomic sequence to represent the inferred CDS: inserted 1 base in 1 codon; substituted 2 bases at 2 genomic stop codons): MIDSFYTGFYTLFGTSLGCWHAQVNGQAWLTSRVRQRVTSKKETXLRKIKEMXDYRCQKXREEDCIRAARLYTVAQLMKNARFKELEEQAMRKVQEAQRSVSRHRVKKKRCLDENVAREISKIAELSKVSSSDAISQMSEMNINKISAELKQMMERGKVPEHIVQMAQFAEFNKLNSDFSKMSQELAKRYEMEKMAEYAKTTEYMKMQEMAKMNEMVKFSEMAKYNSDITKISEMAKMNEMMKMSQMAKINEVQRMNEIAKLNEMVKMTEMAKYNSDITKLNELAQINEVAKEIVKINEKTKLNEMMKMANMQNDIAKIPEYSKMASEMAKLSELAKLNEITITKLNDPPTSAPAPASAPASAPTSAPASAPPMPKIPEIQPPPPPRIPEPVITVPNPRNLQNVQTVQMAQASPSSMINFSSVPGQNNYGKLLAIIEELGRDIRLSYAGSRSAAERLKNGIQQARIIVRECLLETQHNAQQ, encoded by the exons ATGATCGATAGTTTTTATACTGGTTTTTATACT CTCTTCGGAACGAGTCTCGGCTGCTGGCACGCACAAGTAAACGGTCAAGCGTGGTTAACCTCTCGAGTAAGACAA CGTGTTACATCTAAGAAAGAGACTTAGCttaggaaaataaaagaaatgtgaGATTATAGATGTCAGA CCAGGGAGGAAGATTGTATACGTGCCGCTAGATTGTACACAGTCGCACAACTAATGAAGAACGCCAGATTTAAGGAGCTGGAGGAACAAGCAATGAGAAAGGTGCAGGAAGCCCAACGTTCGGTATCCAGACATCGCGTTAAGAAAAAACGTTGCTTGGATGAGAACGTTGCGAGAGAGATCTCAAAGATCGCTGAACTGTCCAAGGTGTCCTCGTCGGATGCGATATCCCAAATGTCAGAGATGAACATAAATAAGATATCTGCGGAATTGAAGCAGATGATGGAGAGGGGAAAAGTACCTGAGCATATAGTTCAAATGGCTCAATTTGCGGAATTTAACAAGTTAAATTCCGACTTTAGCAAGATGTCGCAGGAACTGGCGAAGAGATACGAGATGGAGAAAATGGCGGAATACGCCAAGACTACCGAGTACATGAAAATGCAAGAAATGGCCAAGATGAATGAGATGGTCAAGTTCTCCGAGATGGCCAAGTACAACAGTGACATCACCAAGATCAGTGAAATGGCGAAGATGAACGAGATGATGAAGATGTCGCAGATGGCGAAAATCAACGAGGTTCAGAGAATGAACGAGATAGCAAAGTTGAACGAAATGGTGAAAATGACGGAGATGGCCAAGTACAATAGTGACATTACAAAACTCAACGAATTAGCACAAATCAACGAGGTAGCAAAGGAGATCGTGAAGATCAATGAGAAGACCAAGCTAAATGAGATGATGAAGATGGCAAATATGCAAAACGACATCGCCAAGATACCAGAGTACTCGAAGATGGCGAGCGAGATGGCGAAGCTATCAGAACTGGCCAAGTTGAACGAGATAACAATCACGAAACTAAATGACCCACCGACGTCGGCACCTGCACCAGCATCGGCCCCGGCATCAGCACCGACCTCGGCACCAGCCTCGGCACCGCCAATGCCGAAGATACCTGAGATTcaaccgccaccaccgccacgtATCCCCGAACCTGTGATCACCGTGCCAAATCCGAGAAATCTACAGAACGTGCAAACCGTACAAATGGCGCAGGCCAGCCCGTCCAGCATGATCAATTTCTCCAGCGTGCCTGGCCAGAACAACTACGGTAAATTATTGGCCATCATCGAGGAACTTGGCAGAGACATCCGTTTGTCGTACGCGGGCAGCCGTAGCGCTGCCGAAAGGCTGAAGAACGGCATTCAGCAAGCCAGGATTATTGTACGGGAGTGCCTGCTGGAGACGCAACATAATGCGCAGCAATGA